The genome window CTGGTCCTGCTTGGCATTAAACCTTTTGGATATCTCCTCTTTAAACTGTATGCAAGAGACAGAATGAAGTGGCCGGTGAAGACAAATGGGAATAAAGACTATAGGTACACACCAAAATCATTCAGTGTTATATTGGCTTAGCTATCTCGaaatctaacgttagctagttaactatgTGAATCTGCTAGCTGTCGCTTTTAGTTTTATAAGAACCATGAGGTCAAATGTTAATGGTTTAGGAAGTCACCAAATACAGCATTAACCATGTCGCAAGGCGTAAGATTACGATCAATTTCCcgagggtgggtataatttgtggaacgttccaacatgAATATGTTCCataacaaggttgccaacaaacaacgcatataAAGTTGTATATCGGCAGAATAAGATACCGGGTAGGGTGTGAGCTATTTTACTAAATGTTTCACTCACCAGATTTACTcaaaaaaatgtctgtcctcactcTGGTGGACAAACACTAAGAATAAGCTACGtggtgagttgatgcctattcggCAGCTAGTTAAATGGATCATGTTactgtatgcgttgtttgttggcaacgTTGTACTTTACGAAGTTTttgaacagattcctgttggaacgttccacaaattatgcCAATCCGTTTCCCAATTGGCTTTCGCAATGGCCGGAGCCTCCGTTGACTAGCCGGTTATCAGCTAGCCTGATCGCAGCtcaaattagctagctagatgaGCCTGACAGCGACAAAACGTAGCTGGCTAGCTTgctcacaagctaacgttagctagttacgtAGTTAGCTAGCTCATGCTTGCTATATATGTCTTTATACAGTGCCGATTCGTGTTTTGCACAATCAAACTACTATTAGGCAACGATTTAAGGAAATGGACAAGGTGAAAAGAAAGATTACTAGTCGGGAAATTGGGATAATTCTTCCCACTTATCATCGTAAACTAGCTAGGTaatagttggctagctaacttCGATGTATGCTTGTTAGCCACAGCATGACTTGCATAACTGACTGTGTAAATAAATGCAAATACCTGTGCGACAGAAGAATCCTCCGAGATCGCTATCTCCTCTTTATCTTTCGGAGTTTTTACCGTGACCACGATCATAGTCCCGTCTGAGGCAGCATTTTCAACAACGTTGGAATCCACAGTGGGATCTGTGCCGCTGTTCTCCGCCATCTTTACTCCTCTTCAAATTCACTAcatccagagaggaagaggtgaagcgagaggTTTTACTCAGCCCAAAATCTGTCAACGAAAATACGATTTGTTTGTATGGTCattgagtgtcgaatttggttcGACACTCAATGACAAAATGTTGTATATTTTATTTGCTATGTGGAGGATCATTTTAtcaatagaagtttcgtaatggtGTACGGACGTGGCATTTCGGCAACTTTGAAAAACACGACTTCAtattggagttgtgcctgttgtcatagagatagatagaggactcatcataTAACACGTTCAcgcatggacattgccattgagggcttctaCCATTAAAGCCGTCAACtaggtggggattcctatgagttgggagcACTTAGCCGATGAAGAAGAAGATAATTTacaactttaaaatggagatagcctcaaaGGCGCTGTCACAGACACTATAATCGCacatacaaagatgagtcctctatctatctctaggGCCACTCGTTTcggccctctcattggctagaatgttcCCACCTGCTCTCACATCGCccgccttccatctttgaggacatgtatttccattgttatagCGGTCACTttactatcttgtcaatataataaacAATCTTTGCTACATCACAAAACTAGCTAACAAGATTCTCAAGCTGAGATGAAAGCAGTATTACCTGAGGTTTTTGCAACGTTGAagtctagtggtgtgggggtgtCATTGCATTTGACCAAAATGTATGTGTGCTACTCAATTGTGTAAATAAACCCAGATGTAAATCATTGGTCCTATACTGTCAAATCTAAAATTGTAATGCTGAGAAAAAAAGTGGGCAAATActttatatattatattttaaggggcaatctgtagttgctacatacatttttggacttaagaATGAATGATAtaaattgattcttgaagaatataatttatgCCTCATgatcttagttcaactgtcacaccctatcaaaacccaaaatataagattggagtaaaacaatgtttgtaaacaatgcaaACAGACACTGCATTCTAAAAACTTGGTTGAAAAGAAAATGTTAATAtcgtggatggtcagtccttgcaccgTCATGTTTATGAAagtgagagtggttacatttctccaggcccatccctcagcttttttacCATAACATTACAGAGTTGGGGTGTCTACTTTGTTATTGATTTAACTGCAGATTGGCCCTTTAAATTATTGGAGTTTTTGTGCGGTAATGAGCATAAAATCCCAAATGCATTCATTTAATTCTTTAATGACATGAAAATTAGGTTTAGAAGGTGAATAACAGCCTATTAGGCCTAATAACTAAATCAAAGCACTGCACGACCCTAATGCATTTGACCTAAAGTCCtatcttataaaaaaatattcatgaaagctgtgatggaaacaggacgtTTCGGTAGGCTTCAATGTTATAAATCCCAACAGATAATTTGTTCATTGGACATGgcgggatctttttgtgtcggtaaaattaattacgcgagaaatggcggtggaaacgcctttatgagCAAATATTGATTTGATATAATAATTATCTTATGAAAGTACATTTGGATGTGGCGCGCGCGCAGGGGGAAGGGGGTCCCGAGTGAAAACGTTTTGGGATCCACTGGTATAGATAATGATTGTAGGCATACTATctaaaccaggggtgtcaaactcattccatggatggCAGAGTGTCTGCGGgtatttgttttttcctttcaatgaagacctagacaaccaggtgaggggcgTTTCATACTAATTACTAACCTTAATTagtcaatcaagtacaagggtagAGCGAAAGCTCGgctctccgtggaatgagtttgacacgtgatcTAAACTGCCGTGAAATACATTTTCCGTAAGCAAAAATATAgaattttcagctgtttgaagctagtgtagcctacaaaaccgaaagtaaaagacgcaaaactAACCTTAAAACTGGGAGCCATAGCCCACATAAAACTGTTCTACCGCTTCTTAGTAGGAAAAataatgcactcactactgtaagtctttgcgaaatgactaacatgtaaaacATCTTACACTTGCTTTCAATGGGAATGACAGTAacaagttacatattgcagctttaagcgaaaaagtacattttgtgtgcactacatcCTCACGCATGGACTTTTATCCACAACAAGCatgtttggtggaaacaccactggtgggaaaatgtgtatatttttcTTTGTGTATTTGAGAATATTCatatgaaaatctgttgccaattggcaggaaacctagctatagacgTTATTAACGAGGCTCGTCTCACATTGGTGATCGCAGATCAAGGCTGAGAATGTACTATTTGAAAAAGAGAATGTACTATTTGAAAAAGTTTGCTTATCTTTCTCTGACACCAATGTCTTTTTAGACTGAGTTTATACACCATTCATAACCCTCAAACACCAATATTTCGATGACAAACAAATGATGAGTCAATCCTTTGTTGTATGATTTACTTTTAGAGGTTTTTGCCAAGGAAAGGACCTCTTCTTCAATGACAAAGGACTCCTACTCCCAGAATCCTACAAGATTGGCTGGATGGAGGCCATTGATGACAACAAAATAATCTCTGATATCACCATACCTGGTAACCATGATATCATGGCTTTCTATGGAGGCCCAGCGGCAGAGTTCTTCAGTATGGGcaggaaatcaaatcaaatcaagtttattttatatagcccttcgtacatcagctaatatctcgaagtgctgtacagacacccagcctaaaaccccaaacagcaagcaatgcaggtgtagaagcacggtggctaggaaaaactcccatgaaaggccaaaacctaggaagaaacctagagaaggaagaaacctaggaagaaacctagagaaacctagagaggaaccaggctatgaaatGACAGGAATCCATTATATGTTTATTATTCAGTGAGGGAAGGGTTAACCTCTCAGGATCTCTTTAAAGTGAGGAGGAGGGCCTGTTGGGAACTAGCTGAGACTGGCTGAGCCCTCCCTACCAGCTACTTCCCTGTAAGGAAACCAAACTGCGCAACAAGCAGactggtctgccactgtgattgAACAGGACCTGTAGAGGTGTCCATCTCATTTGCAGGAACGGGTGAGCTTttctctaaaatatattttgaataatACATTTTGAGTGAATTGAAATCTGTGTGTAGTTGTTTCATGCTCTCAAAAATAAATGATGTAATTACAATAGTAAATAAATAGATGATATTAAACAATTCACACTGCAAAGTTCAGCAGTTATAATCTATGCAAACATTTGTCGTGGTTTACATTCTTTTGTGAGTCAGGGGGAGGGATTTGAGTGTTTTGGAACACCCAATGGTTGAGTTTGTTTTGCATGGCCTGGTGGGCAGAGTTTGCTTATTTTAaaccattccattggtccttaagTGAAATCTCTACACACCCGGGGCACCGGGACATGCAAAACGAACTCCACCACTGACAGACGGATGTGTAACACCTGGATAGTACTgtattttacagtactgtttaatctggTTTACTGGGACATTATATGGTATGTGTACTTTCTGCTGCTAACTAAAAATAATTTAACACTATTTGTAAATACCTGTAGCCTATTTGGTACAAAATGGGTGGAGTGCTTTCTAattcaaaatggctgccattggtgttttttttctactgtattattgactgtatgtttgtttattccatgtgtaactctgtgttgtatgtgtatatctccttttcttggccaggtcgcagttgtaaatgagaacttgttctcaactaccctacctggttaaataaaggtaaaatagaaTCACCCAGATGGGTCTTATACATTTGAAGTGGATGATGTGAGTTTCCCCTGTTTCAAGTAATTTCCCAGAAGAGGGggttttattacatttacatttaagtcatttagcagatgctcttatccagagcgacttacaaattggaaagttcatacatattcatcctggtccccccgtggggaatgaacccacaaccctggcgttgcaagcgccatgctctaccaactgagccacacgggaccacgtttTATGTTGTGCACTTTATGTTGTGTTGTCCTACAGATACAACACAGACTTTTTCAGATGTTATTGGAATGAATGTGCACCTTTTAACATCATGACAGTATAAGGCATACACTTATTTTAACATTAAGGTGATTGTTCTGCCTTTTGTTTTAGAGCTGTGTAACCAAGAGTGGCCAGCATGTCAGTGACTGTGACCAAAGGTGGAGGGGTGACTGTATTTACTGTGAACTCTAAAGAAGGAAGCAGTTGGCCCCTGCTGTGTCAAATACTTGGGACCTTGTGCTACAGCCCATCATGTTCTGTGTCCCAGGGACTGAGGAGGCTCCAAGCAAGTTCCCAGACAGCTCTGGGGGTGGGTGAActaaattaacacacacacacaccacaacatacATGTCTATCATCACTGGGTTGCATTTGTCAtcggaagtgagagagagatttcTAAAATTATTTCTTTCACAGACTATACAGATCATGGTGGGAGTTCTCAACATTGGCTTGGGAGCAATCCTTGTTAGCACGGATTATTCTAGCTCACTGCGATGGAATGGGGTTCCTTATTGGCTTGGTGGTGTGGTAAGCTTACTTTATTTTGTTATCGTTTACCATGTCATCATGTTTAGTATGGAAGCATGTGATTTCACTTGGAGTTATAACCACAGTAAACAAAACCAGGAAACATAAGTAACTGCCTACCCACACTTAgtcttttttaaataaaataacagggTTAAAGTCATATCTGTTTTTTTCTTATGACATTTTTGTTATTTATACGGACAAATAATGTGTTGATTGTAGGTGGTTCGTATTTGATTTTGATATGTGTGCCTTCTACTTAGTTTATAGCCGTTGGCATCATGTGTATCTTGGCTGAGAAGTTCCCCAGTCCCTGCTTGGTGAGTTGTTCACTGATGCACCTTTAACTCTTTCCTGTCATTCCTTAGCCTCATTCCCTTCCTCCATTGAACAATCATTCAATCTGATCCAGCTGAATTATAATCATCAACTGAATATCTGAGATATCTAGACCTCCGTGGTTTACTCAGTTGAGTCAAACTGGTTTTATATTCCCTGATTGTGTTTTAGGTGGGCATCAATGTTTTGATGAACCTGTCAGGTGCTGCTCTGGCCATTACTGGAATTGTGCTGTATGCTGTAGACCTGGCAAACTACAATTTCTGGTGGATTTGCAATGATGACAACTACAACTGGCGAGATGACTACTATGGCGGCCAGGTGACAAAACCACCCAGTGATCCGGAGAGGGATAGACTCTTGGCGAAATGCAAAGATGCCAAGCAGATTGCACAGGTGAGTGCTTTtcaataaagttttttttaatgatATCCATAATGTGAGGAAGGTGTCCCTTGTCTGTTCTAAGTAAAATATATGAACATTTGATTAGATGGATCAAACTGCTTAATTTAGCAACGAACATGTGTCCCTAAACAGAGATAGTGGGTACCATGTTTAAAGCACATTCTAATAGCTGgtatgccagtctgtttctgtatTTTCCAGTGTTCACCAACAGCACTATCTTGCTAAACAATCCAGTCAACtgtcaatatgttaaaatccTCCATGTGTTTGTTCTACCATTAGATGTTGATGAATGCCTTGGACATCGTGCTCATCGTCCTTACAGTCCTTCAGCTTTGTGTCACCATAAGCTCTGCAGTGTTGGGTATCAAGGCTTTGTACAAGAATGGAAAGGAGGGAAAAGAGGTATGAACAGAGAACCCTTGAACAGAGCGAATACAACGGCCATACAAATGGAAGTAGAATACGGATATGTAGATACACACACAACCAAGGTAATGTTTGTTGTGTCCTGCCAAGTAATGTGTAACTTTGCTCTGATATGTTGCAGAACATCCGGGACCTGGAGCAGTATAAGCCTCTCCTGGAGGAGGTCACCACTAACCCTGCAGCTTAAAGAGCACTGATCTGATATACTTTATTGACCACGTGGGGAAATTTGTCATGGATGATTAAAGAGTGATGCTGCTTCCACAtggaatacataaataaatagaaTGAAATGTATTCTACATAAATTGATCATCATACACCCCCCTCCACACTCCACACCCACATTTGTtgttatacatacagtatgtagtacaTATAGTTAACTTACTTAATTTACTGTAACGCCTACTGTGATTTTGCTTTATTTAAATGACAACTGACACTGATTGTATGTCTTCATGCTTTTTGTATTTGTCATTTTTCCAGAACTGAAAGGACAGTTATAAAGGGGACTATATCAAGTGAATTAATGAATTGACTGTTGTATATTCATTTTTTTCTGCATTTTGATAATTTCTTACTGTATCTTTTATTCtgttgtccccccccccaaaaaaaaataaacaaacttTCTTAGCTCAACTGTTTTGAAACTGTACTGTCAGGTTGCATTCATTCCCATACAAATATACACCATTGGTTGCTCATAGGTTTTCTTTGAGGTAAATACAGgtaaactgccaaaataaagacaacaccaacataaagtgttgcATTATCTACTAAGTtaatatatggaattgttttaagatggttgtCATCAAATTGATAATTTAGCCACTTGAATTTgaggacccctgtaggtatataaaaaaatatatatatttgatgaaacattgaatttggcctttactgctaTAAACCATAGAAACATTAACACATTTAATATTCGCAAAACAGACAGTCCAAAAATAAATCATAATGTTTTGAAGTATCTGTCCTATACCCTGGCGTTATGCAGTTTCTCTGGACCCCCGCAAGGTTGGAGTGGGCCCCCCACTCCCTACAATAAACATAAAATGCATCAGCCAGAGAGCCACTCACAAAGTTTAGACTACCAaccactgtccatggtgctgaaattagGACATATCTATGTGGTTGCCTATCGGATCGATGAGAGGCTTTCTGTGGTGCCAGGGCATGTAGCGTATAGCTTTGCTTTAGCAAATGGATACATGTTTATTGGTAGGCCTATTTGGTTGTCATTTTCTCATGTTAAGCTTAACATTTCACAAAGCTGTACACAGTGCCGCAAGGCTGCCATGATTTAACATTCTGGCTGGTGGCAACAATGTAAATAAAGTTGGAAATTGAACTTTTTCACACGTGAGTCTgaaacggtcgccccagcgtgagttgttttatgcacgtgatgtcagaatgcactcactgttccaaaatgtgattattacgcaacaggacagttaacatgCGCTGCCTACTAATAATCTATAGGCTGTGTTTCAACTTGTCAGTTTCAAATTATTTTCAAACAAGTTGTATTTTCTAACAGTTTAAATAGAGGTGTGTTaagcctcctcattaattcacattcaGTGTTGCgtacaatttatgtttgaggcttaaCTGAGCCAGATAAACTTCTCTCTTCGAGGAGAGCCCACCGCACTTCACTCATGTTTGCACAAATCATGCATGCATATATTTGCTCAGTCTTGCAGGAATTGGAACATTTTCTTGCTGGTGCTAGCTTTGCCTaacttgttgttttccttacaaataataactttggacatgtgtgagttcctatcaaagtaagttccttattttctgtatatcgtgttgtcgtttctactgtaggcgCATACTGcatgtacatttgaagtcggaattttATATACACTTATGTTGTAGTcgttaaaactagtttttcaaccactccacaaatgtcttgttaacaaactatagctttggcaagtcggttaggacatctactttgtgcatgacacaagtaatttttccaacaattgtttacagacagattatttctcttataaatcactgtatcacaattccagtgggtcagaagtttacgtagactaagctgactgtgcctttaaaactttttagggatagggggcagcattttcacttttggatggattgcgtgcccatagtgaactgcctcctactctgttccagatgataatatatgcatattattattggatagaaaagactctgaagtttctaaaactgtttgaattatgtctgtgagtataacagaactcatatggcaggcaaacttccaaacaggaagtggaaattctggggctggttgatgtTAAATTCATCGTCTATTcacatcccagtaagatatggatctgctCGCACTTCCTactccttccactagatgtcaacagtcagtagaacgtggaatgaagccgtgtgatgtgtgatgtggggccggatggcagctatttgagtcagtggtctggcagaatgctagttcctggttATGCGCATTACTCATGATATCGCCATGCATTCCATTACTCTGTAGACAAAaacgaatgctccggttggaacgttattggatatatatgataacaacatcctgaagattgattctctacttaatttgaccagtttattcgacctggaatataactttttgaagttttcgtccgagttcgcctggaccggcgccagcgtttggacatgtgaactaaacgtgctagcaaaagtagctaattggacactagtaatggacattatcgaacaaaacaactatttattgtggaactaggattcctggcactgcattctgatgaaagatcatcaaaggtaagggaatatttatgatgtaatttcgtatttctgttgactccaacatggcggagaaatgttgtgtatttctgagcgccgtctcagattattgcatggtatgctttttccgtaagttTTTAaaagaaatctgacacagcgcttgcattaagaacaagtgtatctttaattatatgtaaaacatgtatctttcatcaaagtttatgagtatttctgttatttgacgtggctctctgtaattactccggatattttggaggcatttctgaacatggcgccaatgtaaaccgagatttgtggatataaatatgcacattatcgaacaaaacagaaatgtattgtgtaacatgatgtcctatgagtgtcatctgatgaagactatcaaaggttagtgattaattttatctctatttctgcttttgtgactatctttggctgggaaaaatggctgtgtgttttttggatttggtggtgatctaacataaatatatgttgtgttttctctgtaaaacattttaaaaatcggacacgatgggtagattaacaagatgtttatctttcatttgctgtattggacttgttaatgtgtgaaagttaaatatttcaaaaaaatatttttgaatttcccgcgctgccttttcagcggaatgttgggggGGTTCCGccagcggaacgtgtgtcctagaaaggttttaaacagcttggaaaattctagaaaattatgtcatggttttagaagcttctgataagtttttgatataatttgagtcaattggaggcgtacctgtggatgtatttcaaggtctaccttcaaactcaggtgcctcgttgcttgacatcatggagaaatcaaaagaaatccaaacaattgtagacctccacaagtctggctcatccttgggagcaatttccaaacgcctgaaggtaccacgttcatctgaacaaacaatagtacacaagtataaacaccatgggaccacgcagccgtcacaccgctcaggaaggagatgcgttctgtctcctagagatgaacgtactttggtgcgaaaagtgcaaataaatcccagaacagcatcaaaggaccttgttggaggaaacaggtacaaaagtatctatatccacagtaaaacgaatcctatatcgacataacctgaaaggctgctcagcctcagccactgctccaaaactgccattaaatagccagactatggtttgcaactgcacatggggacaaagatcatactttttttgagaaatgtcctccggtctgatgaaacagaaatagaactgtttggccataatgaccatcgctatgtttggaggaaaaagggggaggcttgcaagtgaaagaacaccatcccaaccgtgaagcacgggggtggcagcatcatgttgtgggggtgctttgctgcaggagggactggtgcacttcacaaaatagatggcatcatgaagaagaAAAATGATGTGTATATTTTGAAtcaatctcaagacatcagtcaggaagttaaagcttggttgcaaatgggccttccaaatggacaatgaccccaagcatacttccaaagttgtggcaaaatggcttaaggacaacaaagtcaaggtattggagtggccatcacaaagccctgacctcaatcctatagaacgtttgtgggcagaactgaataagcatgtgtgagcaaggaggcctacaaacctgactcagttaaaccagctctgtcaggaggaatgggacaaaagtcacccaacttattgtgggaagcttgtggaaggctacccgaaatgtttgacccaagttaaacaatttaaaggcaatgctaccaaatacttattgagtgtacagtggggcaaaaaagtatttagtcagccaccaattgtgcaagttctcccacttaaaaagatgagagaggcctgtaattttcatcataggtacacttcaactatgacagacaaaatgagaaaaaaatccagaaaatcacattgtaggatttttaatgaatttatttgcaaattatggtggaaaataagtatttggtcaataacaaaagtttatctcaatactttgttatataccctttgttggcaatgacagaggtcaaacgttttctgtaagtctccacaaggttttcacacattgttgctggtattttggcccattcctccatgcagatctcctctagagcagtgatgttttggggctgttgctgggcaacacagactttcaactccctccaaagattttctatggggttgagatctggagactggctaggccacaccaggaccttgaaatgcttcttacgaagccactccttcgttgcccgggcggtgtgtttgggatcattgtcatgctgaaagacccagccacgtttcatcttcaatgcccttgctgatggaaggaggttttcattcaaaatctcacgatacatggccccattcattctttcttttacacggatcagtcgtcctggtccctttgcagaaaaatagccccaaagcatgatgtttccacccccatgcttcacagtaggtatggtgttctttggatgcaactcagcattctttgtcctccaaacacgacgagttgagtttttaccaaaaagttctattttggtttcatctgaccatatgacattctcccaatcttcttctggatcatccaaatgctctctagcaaacttcagacaggcctggacatgtactggcttaagcagggggacacgtctggcactgcaggatttgagtctgtggcggcgtagtgtgttactgatggtaggctttgttactttggtcccaactctctgcaggtcattcactaggtccccccgtgtggttctgggatttttgctcaccgttcttgggatcattttgaccccacggtgtgagatcttgcgtggagccccagatcgagggagattatcagtggtcttgtatgtcttccatttcctaataattgctcccacagttgatttcttcaaaccaagctgcttacctattgcagattcagtcttcccagcctggtgcaggtctacaattttgtttctggtgtcctt of Salvelinus alpinus chromosome 4, SLU_Salpinus.1, whole genome shotgun sequence contains these proteins:
- the LOC139573725 gene encoding membrane-spanning 4-domains subfamily A member 6C-like isoform X1; its protein translation is MSVTVTKGGGVTVFTVNSKEGSSWPLLCQILGTLCYSPSCSVSQGLRRLQASSQTALGTIQIMVGVLNIGLGAILVSTDYSSSLRWNGVPYWLGGVFIAVGIMCILAEKFPSPCLVGINVLMNLSGAALAITGIVLYAVDLANYNFWWICNDDNYNWRDDYYGGQVTKPPSDPERDRLLAKCKDAKQIAQMLMNALDIVLIVLTVLQLCVTISSAVLGIKALYKNGKEGKENIRDLEQYKPLLEEVTTNPAA
- the LOC139573725 gene encoding transmembrane protein 176B-like isoform X2; this translates as MSVTVTKGGGVTVFTVNSKEGSSWPLLCQILGTLCYSPSCSVSQGLRRLQASSQTALGTIQIMVGVLNIGLGAILVSTDYSSSLRWNGVPYWLGGVFIAVGIMCILAEKFPSPCLVGINVLMNLSGAALAITGIVLYAVDLANYNFWWICNDDNYNWRDDYYGGQVTKPPSDPERDRLLAKCKDAKQIAQMLMNALDIVLIVLTVLQLCVTISSAVLGIKALYKNGKENIRDLEQYKPLLEEVTTNPAA